TCTTATCAAAAGCAATTGCTTGTAGTCCACCAATTTCTTCTAAGTAAATTCCACCTTTTACAAGAACACCGTTTTTTGCTGAATTACCAATTGCAGAAACGATAGATACTGGAGTGGAAATTACTAGTGAACAAGGACAACCTACAACTAGAAGAGATAACCCTTGATATACCCATGTATCCCAATCACCTCCAAAAAATAGAGGTGGAACGACTGCAACAAGCAAAGCAATAAGCATAATAATAGGTGTATAATACTTCGCGAACTTATCTACAAACGCTTGCGCTGGTGCTCGTTCACCTTGTGCTTCTTCAACTAAATGTATAATCTTTGAAATTGTAGTATCTTCTACATGTTTCGTCACCTTTACTTCTAATAGTCCTTCTTCGTTTAATGTTCCAGCAAAAACTTCATCATCAACTTTCTTTTCAACTGGAATGGATTCTCCAGTAATTGCGGACTGATTAATTGCAGAATAGCCCTTTATGACAACTCCGTCCATAGCAATTTTTTGCCCAGGTTTTATAATCATAATATCCCCAATTTGAATATCGCTAACCGCAATCATTTGTTCCACATTATTACGGCGTATCAAAGCTTCTTTGGGAGCAATATCCATTAATGAACGAATCGATTGTCTGGCTTTATCCATGGAATATCGTTCCAAAACTTCACTTAAAGCAAAGAGGATTACGACAATAGAACCTTCTGCCCATTCCCCGATGATGGAAGCACCAATAATAGCAATAGTCATTAGTGACTCCATTGTAAAATCTAATTTTAATAAATTGGATATACCTTCTTTAAATAAGCTAAAACCTCCAATAATTATTGCGACAACATACAGAGCAATTGTAATCGTTGAATCTTCTCCACTAATATTTTGAGAAATAAAGGCTAACAAAATGAAGACTACTGATACAACTAAATGCCAATTCTTTTTTAGAAAGGATTCTTTCTTTAATGGTGTGTTGGAATAATCTTTTTCAGGAGAGATTTTTAAATTTTCAAATGCTCCAGCCTTTTCTATTTGACTAATAGAAGTTTCTCCATAAACTGTAATCTTGCCTGCTCCAAAGTTTACCTTTGCGTCAGTAACTCCGCTAATATTTTTTACATTTTTTTCAAACTTTCCTGCACAATTTGTACAAGATAACCCATCTACACGGTAAGTTGTTTGTTTACTTGCTTTACTCATAAAGCTCCTCCTTTTTCAATAACATTCAAGTGTTTGTTTGAATATTTACAAATATATAATAACAGATTAAAGAATAACATTCAAGTGTTTGTTTGAATAAATTTTAAAAAAGTTTATAGCTAGAAAATCTTGTCTAATATTTAAAATTTAGAATAAAAAAAATATATGCTTGTATTAATCTAAGCAAATGTTATAATAGCA
This region of Streptococcus thermophilus genomic DNA includes:
- a CDS encoding heavy metal translocating P-type ATPase, whose protein sequence is MSKASKQTTYRVDGLSCTNCAGKFEKNVKNISGVTDAKVNFGAGKITVYGETSISQIEKAGAFENLKISPEKDYSNTPLKKESFLKKNWHLVVSVVFILLAFISQNISGEDSTITIALYVVAIIIGGFSLFKEGISNLLKLDFTMESLMTIAIIGASIIGEWAEGSIVVILFALSEVLERYSMDKARQSIRSLMDIAPKEALIRRNNVEQMIAVSDIQIGDIMIIKPGQKIAMDGVVIKGYSAINQSAITGESIPVEKKVDDEVFAGTLNEEGLLEVKVTKHVEDTTISKIIHLVEEAQGERAPAQAFVDKFAKYYTPIIMLIALLVAVVPPLFFGGDWDTWVYQGLSLLVVGCPCSLVISTPVSIVSAIGNSAKNGVLVKGGIYLEEIGGLQAIAFDKTGTLTKGKPVVTDFIPYSQHMDEQKSLSIITALETLSQHPLASAIISKAMIDNVDYKSIEIDNFSSITGKGVKGDVDGITYYIGSSKLFESSLEKSQSISQTYQSLQKQGKTAMLFGTESNILAIIAVADEVRESSKEVIAQLHKLGIAHTIMLTGDNNDTAQFIGKEIGVSDIKAELMPEDKLTYIKELKQTYGKVAMIGDGVNDAPALAASTVGIAMGGAGTDTALETADVALMGDDLKKLPFIVNLSRKTLKIIKQNITFSLGIKLLALLLVLPGWLTLWIAIVADMGATLLVTLNGLRLMKVKK